Part of the Burkholderia sp. FERM BP-3421 genome, ATCCCGGGCATGAATTCACGGATGTGCTTGAGCAGCTGTGCGGCGCGAATGCGAAGTTTCAACAAGGGCAGCCCTATCCCTCCGTCGACAACTCCGGTTTCGTCTCGAACTATGCGACCACCCGGACTCAAGGCACGCCGCCGCAAAGCGGCGACGTGGGGGCCGTCATGAAAGGCGTCGACGCCCGTACGCAGTGTCCCGCGCTGTTCCAGCTTGCGACGGAGTTCGTGCTTTGTGACGGGTGGCATTCGTCGTTGCCCGGTCCGACCTGGCCGAATCGTTATTTCCTGCATGGCGCGTCGTCGGCCGGGCTCGATCATTCGCCGACCTCGGCGGAAATGGCCATATGGGAGAACCTGGATGGCTTCGGCTATCCGAAAGGATCGATTTTCGATGCGCTCGGTAAAAGCTACTACCGCCTTTATCAGGATCATCTAGGGGACCTACTCGGCCACATACCGCAGGTCGCGTCGATCAAGGGCATCAGTTTTACGGATGTCGACGACCTGTCGCACTTCGAAGCGGACCTCGCCTCGGGGTATACGGCTCGCTATACGTTCATCGAACCGGGTTACGGCGATGTCGTGAGCGATACCTATGAGAACGGGAGTTCGCAGCATCCGATGGACACTCTTGCCGCGGGTGACCAACTCGTTGCCCGTGTGTATGGCGCGATCCGTAACTCGCCGTTGTGGGATCGGAGCCTTTTGCTGATTCTTTATGACGAGCATGGTGGCTTCTACGATTCAGTTAAGCCCGGTCACGCTGTTCCTCCGAACGACGGCGCGGCCGCGACGCTGA contains:
- a CDS encoding alkaline phosphatase family protein, producing MNANAAAGNGLDQIIQHVFVLMLENRSFDHLFALSGIPGIVAATNGNANTYNGATYAFGDGAPDPMPTDPGHEFTDVLEQLCGANAKFQQGQPYPSVDNSGFVSNYATTRTQGTPPQSGDVGAVMKGVDARTQCPALFQLATEFVLCDGWHSSLPGPTWPNRYFLHGASSAGLDHSPTSAEMAIWENLDGFGYPKGSIFDALGKSYYRLYQDHLGDLLGHIPQVASIKGISFTDVDDLSHFEADLASGYTARYTFIEPGYGDVVSDTYENGSSQHPMDTLAAGDQLVARVYGAIRNSPLWDRSLLLILYDEHGGFYDSVKPGHAVPPNDGAAATLNASGFGFDVYGVRVPAIVVSPWVAQGQVDNTPYDHCSVLATVERLFGLQPLTDRDENARDVLSLITHTCRQDCPTSIGT